The Kryptolebias marmoratus isolate JLee-2015 linkage group LG1, ASM164957v2, whole genome shotgun sequence sequence CAAGGGGTACAGATATTGAAGGTGGATGAGTTTTACTACATGGGCTTaaacattcaaaacaacaagctgtgcagaagagaggtgaagaagagagatAGCTGAAAGAGTGCAAGAGCTGAAAGAGTGAAAGGGAAGGTTTGCAAggtagaaaacataaaatgttaagAATTTCATTGAGAGTGACCAAATGGACAGGGTTAGAAATGAGTACATCAGCTCAGGTTAAGCTGTTTGGAAACAAAGttagacagagaagacagatggacatgtccagaggacaGATAGTGAATAAACTGGTCAAAAGATGTTGAATATGAAGCTGccaggaaggaggaaaagaggaaggtCACAGAAAAGGTTCATGGATGTAGTGGCTGGTGTGAGGGTGGGTTGGAGGCAGATGAGGTGACCCTtaaagggagcagccaaaagaacaagaagaagattAAAATGAttgtggaaaattaaaaaaaagtgactgtGTAACTGTTCTGCAGAGCATTCCCATTGTTATCAATGGTGTCAGGTGTGGGGACACTGACGGGGTGGTCAGAGCCCTGGAGGACATCAGCCAGTCCATACAGGACATGAATGATGCACTTAAATTGATGCAAGGTAATGGGGGTCAACCATCCaaagatttataataaaaatattagtttactcagattaaaatgtagttttttttgttttttttcctttcagtgtaTGTGGAGCCTTCAGTCTTCTACGGCATTATGAGAATCTACCTGTCTGGGTAcagaaacctgtttttatttttatttaccttatTTGCATGACGAAACttactgtttttaatctgtAGATGTGACAAAATAATCCATGCATGCTTAGGTGGAAAGATAACCCCTGTATGCCGAAGGGGCTCGTTTATGAAGGCGTCCACTCAGAACCGATGGAGTTCTCTGGGGGGAGCGCTGCACAAAGCTGTCTGCTGCACTGCTTCGACGAACTCCTGGGAgtcaaacatgaagaaaaaagcCGTAAGTGAGCTAATAATTAATCCATTTGTTGATTACAGATGTTCTGGGCCTGAATGTGAGGTGTTCATTGTGCTGGTCCCATCTTCTTTCAGGTTCCTTTCTAACCCGCATGAGGGACTACATGCCACCTGCTCACAGGCAGCTGATCCAGGATATCTCGTTGCAGCCGTCCCTGAGGAGCTTTGTCCAGCAGCAGGCCAACGATCACCTAAACCAGGCCTATGAGTTCTGCGTTTCAAAGTTGCTGGCCCTGcgcaactaccacatcaatgTCGTGAGCCGTTTCATCACCGTGCCTGCGGCTCGAGCTCGACAGCTCCGTGACCGCAGCCAGGagtcagaggaggagaagctcaTCACAGCCCCCACAGCGCTGGAGGAGAGGGGCACCGGCGGCTCTAGCATCATGACCTTTCTAAAAACTGTGagggacaaaacaaaagatgctCTTCTGCCTGAGACGagcaaaaagattaaaaatcaCAGTTGACGTGAATTGTAATCACTGTGGATACACGATAATCAACTCTCATTACTATACACAAACTGCAGTATttaatatgtaaataaacaaaatgcttttgtcAGAATGACAGGGAGAAGCCTCTgttactttactttttactttattactttattaaagacacatttaggtccatagtgacaaaaaaaagaaaaacaaaagaaaaacaacagaaagaaaaatcccCACTACCACAAATTTACATAAATGCTAAGACACCAATGGTTGCACACAGAGTAAAATCTAACTGAACTCAATTCAGGGCCTGtcagataaaactttattgttgttATCCATTAACCCGCACATACATCTGTGCAGGAGATTGCACAGTACAGCAGAACAAGTGCTAACAAACATTTAGCTTGCACTACATCTTTGCATCTTAAGCAACAGCCTCATTCTGTCATTATATGCTACAGTGAGTTTCCTTACACTGCTTTTTCTGTATCATCTCCACAAATAAGCAGTGTACATAGAGGTTCAATATGCTTTACACACTGCAATCTTCACTGGAACAGATAATGTATTAGCTTGAGCATACATTAAGCtgaactgtttattaaaaagggacaaaatgCTTCCTTGTCTAACCCCAATGCTAATGTTTAAAGTGACAGAAACACAGTTACCCAATTTTATGTGCATTTGACTGATGAGCAAatgcacattaaaataaaaaaaaattcaaacttaaGATTTACAAACCCCTCTGTTGTGTaacttataa is a genomic window containing:
- the ido1 gene encoding indoleamine 2,3-dioxygenase 1, which produces MASPGKDPRALFSLDSYYVSEDIGFILPDPLEDLPSYYQPWMDIALRIPKLVHSHELRSCVNKMPLLSTNFLQKHRELRLAHLALSMMTMGYVWQEGENNTVEKLPSNLAVPFWEVSQRLGLPPILIHADAVLANWKKKDPEGPFDMENLELLVSLPGGESVRGFFLVTLLVELAAVPAIRSIPIVINGVRCGDTDGVVRALEDISQSIQDMNDALKLMQVYVEPSVFYGIMRIYLSGWKDNPCMPKGLVYEGVHSEPMEFSGGSAAQSCLLHCFDELLGVKHEEKSRSFLTRMRDYMPPAHRQLIQDISLQPSLRSFVQQQANDHLNQAYEFCVSKLLALRNYHINVVSRFITVPAARARQLRDRSQESEEEKLITAPTALEERGTGGSSIMTFLKTVRDKTKDALLPETSKKIKNHS